In the Drosophila biarmipes strain raj3 chromosome X, RU_DBia_V1.1, whole genome shotgun sequence genome, one interval contains:
- the LOC108036615 gene encoding uncharacterized protein LOC108036615 produces the protein MPSPGGNELPKMCCSECLAQLYEALQIQQAPAVFEEVSLTEALLPEDDVSVIMGNIYEVHEVASTEDPLYDDSIIIIMGPEDNEDYETPSQGDDNNVLPGGQPRNI, from the coding sequence ATGCCATCGCCAGGAGGGAACGAGCTGCCGAAGATGTGCTGTTCTGAGTGCTTGGCGCAGCTATACGAGGCGTTGCAAATTCAGCAGGCCCCTGCTGTGTTTGAGGAAGTATCTCTAACTGAGGCTCTTTTGCCCGAAGACGATGTCAGCGTGATCATGGGCAACATATACGAGGTCCATGAGGTGGCTTCGACTGAGGATCCTTTGTACGATGATAGCATCATCATAATCATGGGGCCAGAAGACAATGAAGACTATGAGACGCCTTCCCAAGGAGATGACAACAATGTTCTACCCGGGGGACAGCCaaggaatatttaa
- the LOC108036605 gene encoding uncharacterized protein LOC108036605 — translation MQHQHQRPQQQHRQVRCRNLRRNVEIGAKKIWLPLIIFLSLQVALVCADDVEVVKAIAGGPDDDLTIALGDHENELDQMAQESEQEQQAQAQQQQQQQQQQQQQLPQIQMQLPQSVPKVQVHYPHNMPQPPPNVAVGLTMRNNHQNIPLSFGQPFGPPPPPGAQFYKGPPPPQLQQRPQPPPQLQLQVQPQQQQQQQGQQQQVQVPDLSVGASSNNEIWAAPVQDMPKIVSLDVKCEKNGMKVFVQFDKPFNGIVFSKGHYSNMNCVHLPSGLGRSSASFDIGLHECGTAGNTDNYGQGYGHEAGSTGAGTYFENIIVIQYDPQVQEVWDQARKLRCTWHDQYEKSVTFRPFPVDMLDVVRADFAGDNVGCWMQIQVGKGPWASEVSGLVKIGQTMTMVLAIKDDDSKFDMLVRNCVAHDGKRAPIQLVDQRGCVTRPKLMSRFTKIKNFGASASVLSYAHFQAFKFPDSMEVHFQCTIQICRYHCPEQCSAETNLQDVHHLQVGPESQYGPPPQLHVDAYHVASAIGKRRDERRVQRRARAVAEPQVGLNRIIKVVSSGDLTFAIDEQAGGNGNGSSNGSSNGGSGVDRSPQTMVFPLREEGLICMTTPGFAITLIVLLGILITSCLTSAVLYVRLRPFSSFAASAKERAVAFTNPQLAPLPVIQLPSPADLQGTLSKKRAMS, via the exons GTCGCCCTCGTCTGCGCGGACGATGTGGAGGTGGTGAAGGCCATTGCCGGCGGGCCGGACGACGATCTGACCATCGCTCTCGGGGACCACGAGAACGAGCTGGACCAGATGGCCCAGGAGtcggagcaggagcagcaggcccaggcgcagcagcagcaacagcaacagcaacagcagcagcagcagctgccgcaGATCCAGATGCAGTTGCCCCAGTCGGTGCCCAAGGTGCAGGTGCACTACCCGCACAACATGCCCCAGCCACCCCCGAACGTGGCCGTGGGCCTCACCATGCGCA ACAACCACCAGAACATTCCGCTGAGCTTTGGCCAGCCCTTCGgaccgcctccgccgcccgGCGCCCAGTTCTACAAGggaccgccgccgccgcagctgcaaCAGCGACCCCAGCCGCCgccgcagttgcagttgcaggtgcagccgcagcagcagcagcagcagcagggccagcagcagcaggtgcaggTGCCCGACCTGAGCGTGGGCGCCTCCAGCAACAACGAGATCTGGGCCGCTCCCGTGCAGGACATGCCCAAGATCGTGTCCCTGGACGTGAAGTGCGAGAAGAACGGCATGAAGGTGTTCGTCCAGTTCGACAAGCCCTTCAACGGCATCGTCTTCTCCAAGGGCCACTACAGCAACATGAACTGCGTGCACCTGCCCTCCGGGCTGGGTCGCAGCTCGGCCAGCTTCGACATTGGCCTCCACGAGTGCGGCACCGCCGGGAATACGGACAACTATGGCCAGGGCTATGGCCACGAGGCGGGCAGCACGGGGGCCGGCACCTACTTCGAGAACATCATCGTCATCCAGTACGATCCGCAGGTGCAGGAGGTGTGGGACCAGGCCCGGAAGCTGCGCTGCACGTGGCACGACCAGTACGAGAAGAGCGTGACCTTCCGGCCCTTCCCCGTGGACATGCTGGATGTGGTGCGGGCCGACTTTGCCGGCGACAACGTGGGCTGCTGGATGCAAATCCAGGTGGGCAAGGGACCGTGGGCCTCCGAGGTGTCCGGCCTGGTGAAGATTGGCCAGACGATGACCATGGTGCTGGCCATCAAGGACGACGACTCCAAGTTCGACATGCTGGTGCGCAACTGTGTGGCGCACGACGGCAAGAGGGCGCCCATCCAGCTGGTGGACCAGCGGGGCTGCGTCACCCGGCCCAAGCTGATGTCGCGCTTCACCAAGATCAAGAACTTCGGGGCCTCCGCCTCGGTGCTGTCCTACGCCCACTTCCAGGCCTTCAAGTTCCCCGACTCGATGGAGGTGCACTTCCAGTGCACCATCCAGATCTGCCGCTACCACTGCCCGGAGCAGTGCTCGGCGGAGACGAACCTGCAGGATGTGCACCACCTGCAGGTGGGCCCGGAGTCGCAGTACGGtccgccgccgcagctgcaTGTGGATGCCTACCATGTGGCCAGTGCGATTGGCAAGCGGCGGGACGAGCGCCGGGTCCAGCGGCGGGCTCGAGCGGTGGCCGAGCCGCAGGTGGGCCTCAACAGGATCATCAAGGTGGTCTCGTCGGGCGACCTGACCTTCGCCATCGACGAGCAGGCGGGCGGTAATGGCAATGGCTCCTCGAACGGTTCGTCCAACGGCGGTTCCGGCGTGGATCGCAGTCCACAGACCATGGTGTTCCCGCTGCGCGAGGAGGGGCTCATCTGCATGACCACGCCGGGCTTCGCCATCACGCTGATTGTGCTCCTGGGCATCCTCATCACGTCCTGCCTCACCTCCGCCGTGCTCTACGTCCGCCTGCGCCCGTTCTCCTCGTTCGCCGCCAGCGCCAAGGAGCGGGCCGTCGCCTTCACGAATCCCCAGCTGGCCCCGCTGCCCGTCATCCAGCTGCCCTCGCCGGCGGATCTGCAGGGCACGCTCTCCAAGAAGCGGGCGATGTCGTGA
- the LOC108036451 gene encoding uncharacterized protein LOC108036451: MWSPQKGPTRLWDLKFSSCIFILHLMFSLVIAGNELWPMERPDGMPNIVSLEVMCGKDHMDVHLTFSHPFEGIVSSKGQHSDPRCVYVPPSTGKTFFSFRISYSRCGTKPDLNGQFYENTVVVQYDKDLLEVWDEAKRLRCEWFNDYEKTASKPPMVIADLDVIQLDFRGDNVDCWMEIQHGKGPWAPPVSGIVPLGSTLTLVVAINDYRGEFDMRVKSCVASDGSGHVINLSDEFGCVLRPKMISRFLKARAPDERATVITYAFFHAFKFPDALSVHIKCKVEICRHGCLDHCQNTGGPGGGGSGEALGLGLGLTNANERKDVHMSDAMGSSSNDLLRDLALPPGGQHGLGMGMGPDHDIFYEDIIHDHKQTLGGGGGLPGGDYGHEKSVHLQPRPVHEEQEEADLSDLFGDEDLADLDMEGGEGERYLGLKKSGKFPHGPRQLEAQKRMGVPMAGPRSLEPHGPSDEDVPRPVYRPQAEALKQPREDHIDLDKEEETEKQAKEAKEEEEQARVGDKPAGEGATASKSRRRRSLVISDRKVRSADVGVSGLYDVISEADLAFSPDSKQEAVTVFQGKISEEVVYGICMPVPGFSILFIVVISATIVSALVAGSLLYRYQLQKEALDKQAPMPPVTGTLASWMTLRLFRLRHLQQQQQQQQQQQQQQQQQVRQPSSGHETVQ; the protein is encoded by the exons ATGTGGAGCCCACAGAAAGGCCCTACACGACTGTGGGACCTTAAGTTTAGTAGCTGTATATTTATCTTACACTTAATG TTTAGTTTAGTCATAGCTGGTAATGAACTGTGGCCCATGGAGCGGCCAGACGGGATGCCCAACATCGTGTCGCTGGAGGTGATGTGCGGCAAGGACCACATGGATGTGCACCTCACCTTCTCGCACCCGTTCGAGGGCATTGTTAGCTCCAAAG GACAGCACAGCGATCCGCGCTGCGTGTACGTGCCGCCCTCCACGGGCAAAACCTTCTTCTCCTTCCGCATCTCGTACTCCCGCTGCGGCACCAAGCCGGATCTCAACGGGCAGTTCTACGAGAACACG GTGGTGGTCCAGTACGACAAGGACCTGCTGGAGGTCTGGGACGAGGCCAAGCGGTTGCGCTGCGAGTGGTTCAACGACTACGAGAAGACGGCCTCCAAGCCGCCCATGGTCATCGCCGACCTGGATGTCATCCAGCTGGATTTCAGGG GTGACAATGTGGACTGTTGGATGGAGATTCAGCACGGCAAGGGCCCCTGGGCGCCGCCAGTGAGTGGCATCGTGCCTCTCGGCTCCACCCTGACCCTGGTGGTGGCCATCAACGACTACCGAG GCGAGTTCGACATGCGCGTCAAGTCCTGCGTGGCCTCCGATGGCTCTGGCCATGTGATCAACCTGTCGGACGAGTTCGGCTGCGTGCTGCGCCCCAAGATGATCTCCCGCTTCCTGAAGGCCCGTGCGCCGGACGAGCGCGCCACCGTGATCACCTACGCCTTCTTCCACGCCTTCAAGTTCCCCGACGCCCTGAGCGTGCACATCAAGTGCAAGGTGGAGATCTGCCGCCACGGCTGCCTCGATCACTGCCAGAACACGGGCGGCCCGGGTGGAGGTGGGTCCGGCGAGGCgctgggcctgggcctgggaCTGACCAACGCCAATGAGCGCAAGGATGTCCACATGTCCGACGCcatgggcagcagcagcaacgatCTGCTCAGGGATCTGGCCCTGCCGCCGGGCGGTCAGCATGGcctgggcatgggcatgggtcCGGACCACGACATCTTCTACGAAGACATCATCCACGATCACAAACAGACGctgggcggcggcggtgggcTGCCTGGCGGCGACTATGGGCACGAGAAGAGCGTTCACCTGCAGCCGCGCCCGGTGcacgaggagcaggaggaggccgaTCTGTCGGATCTGTTTGGCGACGAGGACCTGGCCGACCTGGACATGGAAGGCGGCGAGGGCGAGCGCTACTTGGGCCTGAAGAAGAGCGGCAAGTTCCCCCACGGGCCCCGGCAGCTGGAGGCCCAGAAGCGCATGGGCGTGCCGATGGCGGGACCGCGGTCGCTGGAGCCCCACGGCCCAAGCGACGAGGATGTGCCCAGGCCGGTGTACAGGCCGCAGGCGGAGGCGCTGAAGCAGCCACGCGAGGATCACATCGACTTGGACAAGGAGGAGGAGACGGAGAAGCAGGCAAAGGAGGCAAAGGAAGAGGAGGAACAGGCTAGGGTTGGTGATAAGCCTGCGGGCGAGGGAGCAACTGCCTCCAAGAGCCGTCGCCGCCGATCCCTGGTCATTTCCGATCGCAAGGTGCGCAGCGCCGACGTGGGCGTCAGCGGGCTGTACGACGTCATATCCGAAGCGGACCTGGCCTTCTCGCCGGACTCCAAGCAGGAGGCGGTCACCGTGTTCCAGGGCAAGATCAGCGAGGAGGTGGTCTACGGCATTTGCATGCCAGTGCCGGGCTTCAGCATCCTCTTCATCGTGGTCATCTCGGCGACGATCGTCTCCGCTCTGGTGGCCGGATCGCTGCTCTACCGCTACCAGCTGCAGAAGGAGGCGCTGGACAAGCAGGCGCCCATGCCGCCGGTCACCGGCACCCTGGCCTCCTGGATGACCCTGCGGCTCTTCCGCCTGCGacacctgcagcagcagcagcagcagcagcaacagcagcagcagcagcagcagcagcaagtgaGGCAGCCGAGCTCAGGACACGAAACAGTCCAGTGA
- the LOC108036455 gene encoding farnesol dehydrogenase, with the protein MDRWLNRVAVVTGASSGIGAASCKDLVAKGLVVVGLARREERLKELKDSLPADQASRFHPRRCDVSKEQEVIDTFAWIDATLGGADVLVNNAGIVRAGVGITKEGNSEDLRAIIDTNVLGVSWCTREAFKSLQRRQVNDGHVLIVNSVAGHSVPNIPGFTMGMYAPSKHAITALTEVLRQEFHNSKTQTKITSISPGAVDTEIIDKEAIAALPDLPLLRSEDVADAISYCIQTPPNVQIHELIIKPVGETI; encoded by the exons ATGGATCGTTGGCTGAATCGCGTTGCCGTCGTCACGGGCGCCAGCTCGGGCATCGGAGCTGCCAGCTGCAAGGACCTGGTGGCCAAGGGCCTCGTCGTCGTGGGTCTGGCCCGTCGCGAGGAGCGCCTCAAGGAGCTGAAGGACTCGCTGCCCGCCGACCAGGCCAGTCGCTTCCATCCCCGCAGGTGCGACGTGAGCAAGGAGCAGGAGGTGATCGACACCTTCGCCTGGATCGATGCCACCCTGGGCGGCGCCGATGTCCTGGTCAATAATGCCGGCATCGTGCGCGCCGGTGTGGGGATCACCAAGGAGGGCAACAGCGAGGATCTGCGTGCCATCATCGACACCAATGTCCTGGGCGTGTCGTGGTGCACTCGCGAGGCCTTCAAGTCCCTGCAGCGGCGCCAGGTCAACGATGGCCATGTGCTGATCGTGAACAGTGTGGCCGGTCACTCGGTGCCCAACATTCCCGGCTTCACCATGGGCATGTACGCGCCCTCCAAGCACGCCATCACCGCCCTCACCGAGGTGCTGCGCCAGGAGTTCCATAACAGCAAGACCCAGACCAAGATCACG AGCATCAGTCCCGGCGCCGTGGACACCGAGATCATCGACAAGGAGGCCATCGCCGCCCTGCCCGACCTGCCCCTGCTGCGCTCCGAGGACGTGGCCGATGCCATCAGCTACTGCATCCAGACGCCGCCCAATGTCCAGATCCACGAGCTGATCATCAAGCCCGTGGGCGAGACCATCTAG